A genomic region of Dactylococcopsis salina PCC 8305 contains the following coding sequences:
- a CDS encoding transposase, with amino-acid sequence MIYIDESGIDNNETNPYGWSKKGERCQGSRPGKRGERLSIIGALCHQKFLAPMVYQGYCTAQVIEVWLSEFLLPQVSKGSVIVMDNAPFHKSRRSSRIN; translated from the coding sequence GTGATCTACATCGATGAAAGTGGAATTGACAATAATGAAACGAATCCTTACGGCTGGTCAAAAAAAGGAGAAAGGTGTCAGGGAAGTCGCCCAGGAAAAAGAGGGGAGCGTTTAAGTATTATTGGAGCATTATGTCATCAAAAATTTCTAGCTCCAATGGTCTATCAGGGTTATTGTACAGCGCAAGTGATTGAAGTTTGGTTATCGGAGTTTTTATTACCTCAAGTAAGTAAGGGAAGCGTGATAGTTATGGACAATGCTCCTTTTCAC
- a CDS encoding helix-turn-helix domain-containing protein has product MGQSISDISRELDISRPTLYKWKSHWEKTGSTQPKKNVPPPQPAKITDWDKFQKFVDIHRDKTQKEMAQLWGNCSHHTISRALKKIGYTRKKAGA; this is encoded by the coding sequence GTGGGGCAATCTATTAGTGATATTAGTCGGGAACTAGATATTAGTCGCCCAACTCTTTACAAGTGGAAATCTCACTGGGAAAAAACGGGTTCTACTCAACCCAAAAAAAACGTCCCACCTCCTCAACCTGCTAAAATTACTGACTGGGATAAATTTCAAAAATTCGTTGATATTCATCGAGATAAAACCCAAAAAGAAATGGCTCAACTTTGGGGAAATTGTAGCCACCATACGATTAGTAGAGCTTTGAAAAAAATTGGTTATACTCGTAAAAAAGCGGGTGCGTAA
- the ureC gene encoding urease subunit alpha: MSYYMERSAYAETFGPTTGDRVRLADTELFIEVEQDFTTYGEEVKFGGGKVIRDGMGQSPISREEGAVDTVITNALILDWWGIVKADVGIKDGRIFKIGKAGNPYIQDQVDIIIGPSTEAIAGEGMILTAGGVDSHIHFICPQLIETAIASGITTMFGGGTGPATGTNATTCTPGSWHLHRMLEAAEAFPVNLGFFGKGNSSQPQGLEEQLIAGAMGLKLHEDWGTTPAAIDTCLSVADRYDVQVAIHTDTLNEAGFVEETIQAFKDRAIHTYHTEGAGGGHAPDIIKVCGLANVLPSSTNPTRPYTSNTLEEHLDMLMVCHHLDRNIPEDVAFAESRIRRETIAAEDILHDLGAFSAIASDSQAMGRVGENIIRTWQTAHKMKVQRGLLPSTENPDATHDNFRAKRYIAKYTINSAIMHGIAHQVGSIEAGKLADLCLWKPSCFGVKPEIVIKGGAIAYAQMGDANASIPTPQPIAMRPMFGSYGKAVNSTSITFVSQAAMEANIGEQLGLNKTLAAVSNTRNIGKADLKLNESLPNIEVDPETYEVRADGQLLTCEPATTLPMTQRYFLF; encoded by the coding sequence ATGAGTTATTACATGGAACGGTCAGCCTACGCAGAAACCTTTGGCCCCACCACAGGCGATCGGGTGCGATTAGCAGATACGGAATTATTCATTGAAGTTGAACAAGATTTCACCACCTACGGGGAAGAAGTTAAATTCGGCGGCGGAAAAGTGATCCGCGATGGGATGGGACAATCACCCATTTCTCGCGAGGAAGGGGCGGTGGATACGGTGATTACCAATGCTTTGATTCTCGATTGGTGGGGAATTGTGAAAGCGGATGTAGGAATTAAAGACGGTCGCATCTTCAAAATTGGTAAAGCTGGCAATCCCTATATTCAAGATCAGGTAGATATTATCATCGGTCCGAGTACCGAAGCGATCGCAGGGGAAGGAATGATTCTCACCGCAGGGGGAGTGGATAGTCATATTCATTTTATCTGTCCGCAACTAATTGAAACCGCGATCGCGTCTGGGATTACCACGATGTTTGGTGGCGGAACCGGACCAGCAACAGGAACTAATGCCACCACTTGCACCCCAGGATCATGGCATCTTCACCGGATGCTAGAAGCTGCCGAGGCGTTTCCCGTAAATTTAGGCTTTTTTGGCAAAGGCAATAGTTCTCAACCCCAAGGACTAGAAGAACAGTTAATTGCAGGGGCGATGGGCTTAAAACTCCATGAAGATTGGGGAACCACCCCCGCCGCGATCGATACTTGTCTCTCAGTCGCCGATCGGTACGATGTACAAGTTGCCATTCATACCGACACCCTAAACGAAGCCGGATTTGTAGAAGAGACAATTCAGGCTTTTAAGGATCGCGCCATTCACACTTACCACACAGAAGGCGCTGGTGGCGGTCATGCCCCTGATATTATTAAAGTTTGTGGTCTGGCAAATGTGTTACCTTCCTCGACTAATCCCACTCGCCCTTATACTAGCAACACCCTAGAAGAACATTTAGATATGTTGATGGTGTGTCACCATTTAGATCGCAATATTCCCGAAGATGTTGCCTTTGCAGAATCTCGCATTCGTCGGGAAACCATTGCCGCCGAAGATATTTTGCACGATTTGGGGGCATTTAGCGCGATCGCGTCTGATTCCCAAGCAATGGGGCGTGTGGGAGAAAACATTATTCGCACTTGGCAAACCGCCCACAAAATGAAAGTTCAGCGCGGTTTACTTCCTTCTACCGAAAACCCCGATGCCACCCATGATAATTTTCGGGCGAAACGGTATATCGCAAAATATACGATTAACTCGGCAATCATGCACGGAATAGCCCATCAGGTGGGTTCAATTGAAGCAGGAAAACTAGCGGATTTGTGTTTATGGAAACCCAGTTGTTTTGGGGTGAAACCTGAAATAGTGATCAAAGGAGGTGCGATTGCTTATGCTCAAATGGGAGATGCTAATGCTAGTATTCCCACCCCCCAACCGATCGCGATGCGTCCCATGTTTGGTAGTTACGGAAAGGCAGTTAACAGCACCAGCATAACCTTTGTGTCTCAAGCAGCAATGGAGGCTAACATTGGGGAACAATTGGGCTTAAATAAAACCTTAGCAGCCGTGAGTAATACCCGCAATATTGGGAAAGCTGATCTGAAACTCAATGAATCACTCCCTAATATTGAAGTTGATCCAGAAACTTACGAAGTTCGAGCCGATGGTCAACTCCTAACTTGTGAACCCGCGACGACTCTACCGATGACACAACGATATTTTTTATTTTAA
- a CDS encoding urease subunit beta — MIPGEMQIQAGEIELNQGRQCLRVTVGNSGDRPIQVGSHFHFYEVNAALRFDREATKGMRLNIPAGTAIRFEPGDEKEVELVTIAGQRKIYGFRGLINGKVDSL, encoded by the coding sequence ATGATTCCAGGAGAAATGCAGATTCAAGCGGGGGAAATTGAACTCAATCAAGGTCGTCAATGTCTTAGAGTTACGGTGGGAAATAGCGGCGATCGCCCGATTCAAGTGGGATCACATTTCCATTTTTATGAAGTTAATGCCGCATTAAGGTTCGATCGAGAAGCAACCAAGGGAATGCGCTTAAATATTCCCGCCGGAACTGCCATTCGCTTTGAACCAGGAGACGAAAAAGAAGTGGAATTAGTGACGATCGCAGGACAACGAAAAATTTACGGCTTTCGCGGTTTAATTAATGGGAAGGTTGATTCTCTTTAG
- the ureA gene encoding urease subunit gamma, with protein sequence MQLSPQEKDKLSIFTAALLAERRKEKGLKLNYPEAVAYISAGLLEGAREGRSVADLMSYGKTLLSRDDVMEGIPEMIEDVQVEATFPDGTKLVTVHNPIM encoded by the coding sequence ATGCAACTTTCACCTCAAGAAAAAGATAAGTTATCTATTTTTACCGCTGCGTTACTCGCTGAACGACGGAAGGAAAAAGGACTCAAACTCAACTATCCCGAAGCGGTTGCTTATATTTCCGCAGGGCTTTTAGAAGGGGCAAGAGAAGGACGATCGGTTGCTGATTTAATGAGTTACGGCAAAACGTTACTCTCTCGTGATGATGTTATGGAAGGCATTCCAGAAATGATTGAGGATGTCCAAGTTGAGGCAACTTTTCCCGATGGCACAAAATTAGTTACGGTTCATAATCCCATTATGTAA
- a CDS encoding urease accessory protein UreD, translating into MTPSPWHGVVKLTYSKQNQKTQPIQSYSQAPYKLQRPFYPQGKAICYTTILHTAGGIVGDDRLSQSIQLQPSTHAVITTAAASKIYRSNGLTASQQINMEVGENACLEYLPRETIVFNASQYQQQLQVNLASTATWLSWEILRFGRSARGEQFLQGNWRSRTEVWQNGRLIWVDSPWLPAGEAIWKSPHGLGGYPLVGTLVWVGKPLSSEKITEIRNLWQETETSGEAGTTALMSGVLCRYRGNSRGEVINWFTNIWRLLRQWDGKETPVTPRVWQV; encoded by the coding sequence ATGACCCCTTCTCCCTGGCATGGTGTGGTTAAACTCACCTATAGCAAACAAAATCAGAAAACCCAGCCGATACAGTCTTATAGCCAAGCCCCCTATAAACTGCAACGTCCTTTTTACCCCCAAGGCAAAGCAATCTGTTACACGACTATTCTGCACACCGCAGGGGGAATTGTTGGCGACGATCGACTTTCCCAGTCTATTCAGTTACAACCGAGTACCCATGCTGTCATTACCACCGCAGCCGCTAGTAAAATTTATCGCAGTAATGGTTTAACCGCATCGCAACAGATCAATATGGAAGTGGGAGAAAACGCTTGTTTAGAGTATCTTCCCAGAGAAACAATTGTTTTTAATGCTTCCCAATATCAGCAACAATTACAAGTTAATCTCGCTTCTACTGCGACTTGGTTAAGCTGGGAGATTCTCCGCTTTGGTCGTTCCGCTAGAGGAGAACAGTTTTTGCAAGGGAATTGGCGATCGCGCACGGAAGTTTGGCAAAATGGACGGTTAATCTGGGTCGATTCTCCTTGGCTACCTGCAGGAGAAGCAATCTGGAAAAGTCCTCATGGTTTAGGAGGCTATCCCTTAGTGGGAACATTGGTTTGGGTGGGAAAACCGCTTTCTTCAGAAAAGATCACAGAAATTCGTAATTTATGGCAGGAGACAGAAACCAGTGGCGAAGCTGGAACGACTGCTTTAATGTCTGGAGTTTTATGTCGCTATCGGGGAAATTCTCGTGGGGAAGTGATAAACTGGTTTACTAATATTTGGCGATTATTACGTCAATGGGACGGCAAAGAAACCCCTGTTACTCCTCGGGTTTGGCAAGTTTGA
- the ureG gene encoding urease accessory protein UreG, with protein MNTLRFGIAGPVGSGKTALLDALCKTLRHTYQVAVVTNDIYTQEDAQFLVKSEALPRDRVLGVETGGCPHTAIREDASLNLSAIEQLEQQFNPLDLLFVESGGDNLAATFSPELVDLTIYVIDVAAGDKIPRKGGPGITKSDLLVINKIDLAPYVGADLAVMERDAKKMRGDKPFVFTNLKTQDGLTAVQEFIVSHLKFS; from the coding sequence ATCAATACCTTACGCTTCGGAATCGCTGGCCCTGTGGGTTCAGGAAAAACCGCCCTATTAGATGCTTTATGTAAAACCCTGCGACATACTTATCAAGTGGCTGTGGTGACTAATGATATTTATACCCAAGAAGATGCCCAATTTTTAGTGAAATCAGAGGCTTTACCGCGCGATCGCGTTTTAGGGGTAGAAACTGGCGGTTGTCCGCACACAGCTATTCGAGAAGATGCCAGCCTCAATTTATCAGCCATTGAACAACTGGAACAACAATTTAATCCTCTTGACTTACTTTTTGTGGAAAGTGGGGGCGATAACTTAGCGGCTACGTTTAGCCCTGAATTAGTGGATTTGACAATTTATGTGATTGATGTCGCTGCTGGCGATAAAATTCCTCGTAAAGGAGGGCCAGGGATTACAAAATCGGACTTATTAGTGATTAACAAAATTGACTTAGCCCCCTATGTGGGTGCTGATTTAGCAGTGATGGAACGGGATGCAAAAAAAATGCGCGGCGATAAACCGTTTGTCTTTACCAACTTAAAAACCCAAGACGGATTAACCGCCGTTCAAGAGTTTATCGTGTCTCATCTTAAATTTTCTTAA
- a CDS encoding urease accessory protein UreF, giving the protein MLLKLLQLYNSALPVGGYNYSEGLETAIDQAIITTEYGLSQWLQNELSHGAIRLEAALMLRGYRCWQNQELETLTAWNQWGSAVKETSELREQSWQMGNTLIRLLLALDSDSELKTGMQMIEKPYNSAIAFGVAAAHWQIEEKAAILGYLHSWATNLINAGVKLIPLGQTNGQQLLLKLHPEIETATREIITLPDDDLYSCSWGLALASMQHETQYSRLFRS; this is encoded by the coding sequence GTGCTTCTTAAATTACTTCAACTTTATAACTCAGCATTACCAGTCGGGGGATACAACTACTCCGAAGGATTAGAAACAGCCATTGATCAAGCAATAATCACCACAGAATACGGATTATCACAATGGCTACAAAATGAACTCTCTCACGGCGCAATTCGTCTTGAAGCGGCGTTAATGTTGCGGGGATATCGTTGTTGGCAAAATCAAGAATTAGAGACTTTAACCGCTTGGAATCAGTGGGGAAGCGCCGTTAAAGAAACATCGGAATTGCGAGAACAAAGTTGGCAAATGGGAAATACGCTGATCCGTTTGTTACTCGCCTTAGATTCTGATTCTGAGTTAAAAACAGGAATGCAGATGATAGAAAAACCCTATAATAGCGCGATCGCGTTTGGAGTTGCCGCCGCCCACTGGCAAATCGAAGAAAAAGCCGCCATTTTGGGTTATCTTCATAGTTGGGCAACTAATCTCATCAATGCTGGGGTGAAATTAATTCCACTTGGTCAAACCAACGGACAGCAATTATTATTAAAATTACATCCTGAAATTGAAACCGCGACAAGGGAGATCATCACCCTTCCCGATGACGATCTCTATAGTTGTAGCTGGGGATTAGCCTTAGCCAGTATGCAACATGAAACCCAGTATAGTCGTCTGTTTCGTAGCTAA
- the mazE gene encoding type II toxin-antitoxin system MazE family antitoxin: protein MSKKISITLDDEILDFVDQRTNNRSSFINKILQHEKQKSFMEALAEAYRDQSSDPDFLEEVSDLEITVSDGLY, encoded by the coding sequence ATGAGCAAAAAGATCAGCATTACTTTGGATGATGAAATCCTTGACTTCGTAGATCAACGAACGAACAATCGTAGCAGTTTCATCAACAAGATTCTCCAGCATGAGAAGCAAAAGTCTTTCATGGAAGCGTTAGCAGAAGCATATCGAGATCAGTCAAGTGATCCCGATTTCCTAGAAGAAGTATCAGATTTAGAGATAACAGTTAGTGACGGATTATATTAG
- a CDS encoding FmdB family zinc ribbon protein codes for MPLYEFECGNCGVFEALRPIALRDTAPNCPTCEEETQRIFSVPHFNLSSGSAFLKARQTDEPRLEKREKEPTQPSYQSHKRHRPWMVGH; via the coding sequence ATGCCTTTATATGAATTTGAATGTGGCAATTGTGGCGTTTTTGAAGCGTTACGCCCGATCGCGCTTCGGGATACAGCCCCCAATTGTCCGACTTGTGAGGAAGAAACCCAACGCATTTTTTCTGTTCCCCATTTTAATCTCAGTTCGGGGAGTGCGTTCTTAAAAGCCAGACAAACCGATGAACCGCGATTAGAAAAACGGGAGAAAGAACCCACACAACCGAGTTATCAAAGTCATAAGCGCCATCGTCCTTGGATGGTGGGTCATTAA
- the fmdA gene encoding formamidase, protein MPETLFKVDLTKPMRDQEMPGHNRWHPDIPPVASVKPGSVFRIECKDWTDGQIKNDDNPNDIRDIDLSVVHVLSGPIEVEGAKPGDILVVDILDIGALQGDEWGFTGIFAKENGGGFLTEHFPTANKAIWDFQGIYTQSRHIPGVRFAGITHPGLIGCAPSHELLAKWNKRERELVATDPDRVPPLATLPNPENAVLGTLKGSEFEKAAAEGARTVPPREHGGNCDIKNLSRGSKIYFPVYVDGAKLSMGDIHFSQGDGEITFCGAIEMSGYIDLHVDIIKGGMDKYGMVNPIFKPGPVEPRYSEYLVFEGISVDEFDGKQYYMDAHVAYRRACLNAIEYLTKFGFTREQAYLLLSCAPVEGRVSGIVDIPNVCCTVAIPTEIFDQDIVPV, encoded by the coding sequence ATGCCAGAAACACTTTTTAAGGTAGATTTAACCAAACCAATGCGAGATCAAGAAATGCCTGGACATAACCGTTGGCATCCTGATATTCCGCCAGTGGCTTCGGTAAAACCAGGGTCAGTTTTTCGCATTGAATGTAAAGATTGGACAGATGGGCAAATTAAAAATGATGATAATCCCAATGATATTCGGGATATTGATTTAAGTGTGGTTCATGTCCTTAGTGGACCGATCGAAGTGGAAGGAGCAAAACCAGGGGATATCTTGGTGGTTGATATTCTCGATATTGGAGCGCTACAAGGTGACGAATGGGGCTTTACTGGCATTTTTGCCAAAGAAAATGGCGGCGGTTTCTTAACTGAACATTTCCCCACTGCTAACAAGGCAATTTGGGATTTTCAAGGGATTTATACTCAGTCGCGTCATATTCCAGGGGTACGGTTTGCAGGAATTACTCACCCTGGGTTAATTGGTTGTGCGCCCTCTCACGAATTGTTAGCGAAATGGAACAAGCGAGAACGAGAATTAGTGGCTACTGATCCCGATCGCGTTCCCCCTTTAGCAACGTTACCGAATCCTGAAAATGCAGTTTTAGGGACGTTGAAAGGGTCGGAGTTTGAAAAAGCGGCCGCAGAAGGGGCGAGAACCGTTCCGCCGCGTGAACATGGTGGCAACTGCGACATTAAAAACCTGTCTCGTGGGTCAAAAATTTATTTCCCCGTGTATGTGGATGGGGCGAAACTATCTATGGGAGATATCCATTTCTCGCAGGGGGATGGAGAAATTACCTTCTGCGGCGCGATCGAGATGTCGGGTTATATTGATCTCCATGTGGATATTATTAAAGGGGGAATGGACAAATATGGCATGGTCAACCCCATTTTTAAGCCTGGTCCAGTTGAACCTCGTTATTCCGAGTATTTAGTGTTTGAAGGGATTTCGGTGGATGAATTTGATGGGAAACAGTATTATATGGATGCTCACGTTGCTTACCGTCGCGCTTGCTTAAATGCCATTGAGTATCTGACAAAGTTTGGTTTTACCCGAGAACAGGCTTACTTATTGTTGAGTTGTGCGCCCGTAGAAGGTCGCGTCAGTGGGATTGTAGATATTCCTAACGTTTGCTGCACGGTGGCGATTCCCACTGAGATTTTTGATCAGGATATTGTACCCGTTTAG
- a CDS encoding ABC transporter substrate-binding protein, with the protein MLKKSHWLKPKITVYFFLISLFFISSCSSTTESGSSEDATNSGNEKVIRISIGTQDQVINTAVGGATVREKKLLEKHLPTTGKYENVEYEIEWSSYTSGPPITNKMIAGQINIGLMGDFPTVINLIKFQEEGGDVESVYIGTLAHSPNGAGNAVVVPKGSEVTSLADLKGKSVSVPFGSAAHGMLLKALKDNGINPQEDVELISQSPPVGGTSLRTGQIDAHADFVPFGELFPFRGFAKKIFDGAQTGVPTLHGIVVRSDFADQYPEIVTAYMKAMLEANQMYRENPEAISGDIEEWAGIEKEVVYMFLGPSGLQTLDPTIREVHTEALKNSITTLTELGKVNRSVDPEDVTQWIDNSYLKQAMKEMDLSHDQVLETANSYVISGEDALTKESIENPKMAAQLWVKGEEKVMNFASVSNMVKMLPKLREEGKVASVMFVHDREKGWKLFAENSYYVKNGEKVSAFLLEKDAQEFADESGKKVADFKGIQQTIYAQNSEQAALAPSK; encoded by the coding sequence ATGTTGAAAAAATCACACTGGCTCAAACCAAAAATAACAGTTTACTTCTTTCTGATTTCACTATTTTTTATAAGTTCTTGTTCTAGCACTACTGAGTCTGGTTCTAGTGAAGATGCAACTAATTCGGGAAACGAAAAAGTAATACGAATTTCTATTGGTACTCAAGATCAGGTCATCAATACAGCAGTTGGAGGTGCTACAGTTCGGGAGAAAAAGCTTTTAGAAAAGCACTTACCGACAACTGGAAAATATGAAAATGTAGAGTATGAAATTGAATGGTCTAGCTACACATCAGGACCCCCAATCACTAATAAAATGATTGCAGGGCAAATTAATATTGGTTTAATGGGAGACTTCCCTACTGTTATTAACTTGATAAAATTTCAAGAAGAAGGGGGTGATGTAGAGTCAGTTTACATTGGAACGCTTGCCCATAGTCCAAATGGAGCAGGGAATGCAGTAGTTGTTCCTAAAGGTAGTGAAGTAACATCCCTAGCTGATCTTAAAGGAAAAAGCGTTTCAGTTCCTTTTGGATCTGCCGCTCATGGAATGTTACTAAAAGCTCTCAAAGATAATGGAATCAATCCTCAAGAAGATGTGGAACTGATTTCCCAGTCTCCACCAGTTGGAGGGACGAGTTTACGTACAGGACAAATTGATGCCCACGCAGACTTTGTTCCCTTTGGTGAACTCTTTCCTTTTCGAGGCTTTGCCAAGAAGATTTTTGATGGTGCTCAAACCGGTGTTCCCACTTTACACGGTATTGTCGTTCGTTCCGATTTTGCAGACCAGTATCCTGAAATTGTCACTGCCTATATGAAAGCAATGCTGGAAGCAAATCAAATGTACCGGGAAAATCCAGAGGCAATTTCAGGCGATATTGAAGAGTGGGCTGGCATTGAAAAAGAGGTTGTTTATATGTTTTTAGGTCCCTCTGGACTGCAAACGCTTGATCCGACAATTCGTGAAGTACATACAGAAGCACTAAAAAATAGTATCACCACTCTAACAGAACTAGGGAAAGTTAATAGAAGTGTTGATCCAGAAGATGTTACCCAGTGGATAGATAACAGTTATCTGAAGCAAGCCATGAAAGAAATGGATCTCAGTCATGATCAGGTTCTTGAAACTGCCAATAGCTACGTGATTAGTGGTGAAGATGCACTGACCAAAGAATCCATTGAGAATCCCAAAATGGCAGCTCAACTTTGGGTTAAAGGAGAAGAAAAAGTCATGAATTTTGCTTCTGTTTCCAATATGGTAAAAATGTTACCTAAATTAAGAGAAGAAGGCAAAGTAGCTAGTGTCATGTTTGTTCATGACCGAGAAAAAGGCTGGAAACTTTTTGCAGAAAATTCCTATTATGTCAAAAATGGTGAAAAAGTCTCTGCTTTCCTGTTAGAAAAAGATGCTCAAGAATTTGCAGATGAATCTGGAAAAAAAGTAGCAGACTTCAAAGGAATTCAGCAAACCATTTATGCTCAAAATTCTGAGCAAGCAGCCTTAGCGCCTTCTAAGTAA
- a CDS encoding ABC transporter permease: MTRLSLSVSLSKQLKTTVAKFSDFLLLFQQNDFKEQIHSSQIFRQLFSLILFFGIWQILCVVQFNLFINFSFVPSPLEVLSATIEFIFDEPLVHIKASVFRVLMGYLIASILGITMGILIGWSQILEDLVFLPLELLRPIPAVAWIPLAILMFPSAEAGMIYITFVGAFFPILISTIRGVKNTNQVFIRVGQCLGAKQWHFLKDIVLPGALPSIINGLIIGMGTSWFCVVTAEIIAGRVGIGYVTWESYVTSNYPPIVMGMLLIGLMGSLSTLVMDRLLSTLMPWRVKSKSRA; the protein is encoded by the coding sequence ATGACTAGACTTTCTCTATCAGTTTCTTTATCAAAGCAACTTAAAACAACCGTTGCAAAATTTAGTGATTTTTTATTACTTTTCCAGCAAAATGATTTCAAAGAGCAAATTCACTCCAGTCAAATCTTTCGACAGCTTTTCTCCTTAATCCTATTCTTCGGAATTTGGCAAATTCTTTGCGTAGTCCAATTTAACTTATTCATCAATTTTTCATTTGTGCCATCCCCTTTAGAGGTTTTAAGTGCTACGATTGAATTCATCTTTGATGAGCCGCTAGTTCATATTAAAGCTAGTGTTTTTCGAGTTCTAATGGGGTATTTGATTGCTTCAATATTAGGGATCACTATGGGGATTTTAATTGGCTGGTCTCAGATACTTGAAGATTTAGTATTTTTACCTCTAGAGTTATTGAGACCAATTCCGGCTGTTGCTTGGATTCCTCTAGCAATTTTAATGTTTCCTTCAGCCGAAGCTGGCATGATTTACATTACTTTTGTCGGCGCTTTTTTCCCCATTTTAATTAGCACCATCCGAGGCGTAAAAAATACGAATCAGGTATTTATTCGTGTCGGTCAATGTTTAGGAGCTAAACAGTGGCATTTCTTAAAAGATATTGTCCTGCCTGGAGCCTTACCGAGTATTATTAATGGATTAATAATTGGCATGGGAACTTCTTGGTTTTGTGTGGTAACAGCAGAGATCATAGCAGGTCGTGTTGGTATTGGCTATGTTACTTGGGAATCCTATGTTACTTCAAACTATCCGCCAATTGTCATGGGAATGTTACTAATTGGATTAATGGGATCACTCAGTACTTTAGTTATGGATCGTCTTTTGAGTACTTTAATGCCATGGCGAGTCAAGAGCAAAAGTCGGGCTTAG
- a CDS encoding ABC transporter ATP-binding protein, protein MVELEKINAETPVNKGHLEVENLSVSFRRKGNTIHVFNDINFIIEPNEFVCILGPSGCGKSTVLNVIAQFIKQTRGYVFVNRREVDSPGADRGFVFQQNSLLPWKTVFQNVEFGLRIRGVQTVQRRELVNEYLSRVGLYKYRSSYPHQLSGGMQQRASIVRALVNFPSVLLMDEPFGALDAQTRHMMQELLLRIWNDYKSTVIFVTHDIEEAILLGDRIFVMGVNPGRIKEKITIPLERPRHLDLMYSQDFINLNRQIFELIREETLKSMDFNE, encoded by the coding sequence ATGGTTGAGCTAGAGAAAATTAACGCAGAAACACCTGTTAATAAAGGTCATTTAGAAGTCGAAAACTTGTCTGTTTCGTTTAGACGCAAAGGGAATACAATCCATGTATTTAATGATATTAACTTTATCATTGAGCCTAATGAGTTTGTTTGTATCTTAGGACCTTCTGGATGTGGTAAGTCAACAGTCCTCAATGTAATTGCCCAATTTATTAAACAAACTCGTGGATATGTATTTGTCAACCGACGAGAAGTTGATTCTCCTGGCGCTGACCGTGGCTTTGTTTTTCAGCAAAACTCTTTATTACCCTGGAAAACAGTTTTTCAAAATGTTGAATTCGGTCTGAGAATACGAGGAGTACAGACAGTACAGCGACGAGAGTTAGTGAATGAGTATCTGAGTCGAGTCGGTCTTTATAAGTATCGCTCTTCTTACCCTCATCAACTTTCTGGCGGGATGCAACAACGGGCTAGTATTGTGCGAGCACTCGTCAATTTTCCCTCTGTCTTGCTGATGGATGAACCCTTTGGAGCGCTGGACGCTCAGACCCGCCATATGATGCAAGAATTACTGTTGAGAATTTGGAATGATTATAAATCAACGGTAATTTTTGTTACTCATGACATTGAAGAAGCAATCCTTCTCGGTGACAGAATTTTTGTGATGGGCGTTAACCCTGGCCGCATTAAAGAAAAGATTACTATTCCATTAGAACGGCCACGTCATTTAGATCTGATGTATTCTCAAGACTTTATAAACTTGAACCGTCAGATTTTTGAGCTTATTCGTGAGGAAACACTTAAAAGTATGGATTTTAATGAATAG